Sequence from the Bremerella volcania genome:
TCCCAAGTGGCCATCTTCCATTGCTCGTTGTGGCAGAGACGGGCAATCTCCAGCAGCGCGTCTTCATGCTCGTGGCTTTGAATCCAAATGCCGGCGAAGCACGCGCGCACGGTCTCCGCCAAACGCTCTGATAGCGTCATGGTTTATTCCTTATGTAGTTTGGGGTTTGAGAAGAGTGACGGGCGGCTGGCCAATCACCGCGATGCAGCCAGACGACCGATCGTCTGCAGCCAAGAGACGATTTCGCCGTCGGGATCGCGTTGGTGCAGCAGTTCCACGGTCATGTGGTCAGCCGCTTTGGTATTGAGCCAGCGCTTGGCCCGGTTGGCCATACGTCGGCGCGCACGCGGCGGGAGCAGTTCCCAGGGAGTTTCATCAAGGCCGCGCTGATAAAGGCTTTTCGCGGCGAACTCGGCAGCCGGATCGAAGTCGTCGAATGTGACATCAACGTCCCCAGCCGCCGTGATCGCAGTGGCATGAAGATAATTCTCCAGGCTACGCTTGCGAGTCAGCACGGCGCGACAGTTTGGGCGGCGGTTCACCGCATCAGCGGCTTCGCGGCGCAAGTCCGTTTCCGGCGGTAGCTCGTGATCGTACAGATGGAACTCGGGCTTGCCCAAGGGAGCGAGTCGATACGTCCACGCATGGACGCTGCCGCCGCCGAAAGGAACGAAGACCAACTCGCCCCGCTGTTCCATCTCTACCAGATGCGGCAGCGTATCGTCGCTTGCGTAAAGCAGCATCGAAATGCGCCGCAGAAACTCAATGTCATTCGTGCCTTCGACAACGAGCAATATTCTCACCAAGTCGGTTGTTGCCGCCTTTCGGCCAGGCACGGATGCGATAGGTTGTTGCAAGAGGGTCATTTCTCCTGTTCCAGATGATTCTGATCGTGGGTGTAAGCTTCGTGGAACTCGGCCGTCAGTGATTCCGATGTGGCCTTGCCGAGCGCCAATTCCAAGAAGCGACTGGCGTCGCGACACGCACTGCCGGCGAAGCCCTTGGTTTCCACGCGGGACTCACTGCCGGGCGAGATGATGATTTCAATCGTCTTCATGCAGTTCTCCTACGTGAACGGTGAGTTTGATGGAGCCATCGGCCAGCGGCTGTTCGGTTACGGTGTGGCCGTTGCGGCGGGCTTCGAGTTTGGCTCGTTCGCAGGCGTATGCCTGCATCAGTCGGTCCAATTCGCGCTGCGCGCCCCACCGGCCCTCAAAGTTGTCGAATCGGATGCGACCGCTTTCCGTGTCACAGACGACTGGGTAGCGCCAGTCGGGTAGCCGCACGCAATAGCCGGTGGCCTCGCCGCTGAAGACT
This genomic interval carries:
- a CDS encoding DUF1257 domain-containing protein, giving the protein MSHIVTVETEIRDAAALNSACRRLGLSLPTHETAQVFSGEATGYCVRLPDWRYPVVCDTESGRIRFDNFEGRWGAQRELDRLMQAYACERAKLEARRNGHTVTEQPLADGSIKLTVHVGELHEDD
- a CDS encoding DUF2997 domain-containing protein; translated protein: MKTIEIIISPGSESRVETKGFAGSACRDASRFLELALGKATSESLTAEFHEAYTHDQNHLEQEK